Proteins found in one Thermovenabulum gondwanense genomic segment:
- a CDS encoding Spo0E family sporulation regulatory protein-aspartic acid phosphatase yields the protein MDDNLRKIEQFKHILNNALNMHFDKEILLKISRKLDKTILDYYKKGKASERKKDDEVKKS from the coding sequence ATGGATGATAACCTGAGAAAAATAGAGCAATTTAAACATATTTTGAACAATGCTTTAAACATGCATTTTGACAAAGAGATACTTTTGAAAATAAGCCGTAAATTGGATAAGACCATATTAGATTATTATAAAAAAGGAAAGGCTTCCGAAAGGAAAAAGGATGATGAGGTGAAAAAAAGTTAA